In Excalfactoria chinensis isolate bCotChi1 chromosome 27, bCotChi1.hap2, whole genome shotgun sequence, the DNA window TATATCGGAGTGCCACTTCCTCAACGGCACCCAGCGGGTGAGATCGGTGCAGCGGTACATCTACAACGGGCAGCAGTTCGCGCACTTCGACAGCGACGTGGGGAAATATGTGGCCGATACAACGCTGGGAGAGAGTCAGGCTGAAATATGGAATAGCGACCCCGATATTCTGGAGGATGAACGGGGTGCAGTGGACAGGCTCTGCCGGCACAACTACGAGATTCTGGAGCCCTTCACGGTGCAGAGGAGCGGTGAGTGCGGCGGGGCACAGCGCGGACGGACGGGCAGGCGCCGCGCTGTGGCGGTCGGTCCGCAGCGCTGCCGCCGTGCCCCGCAGTGCAGCCCAAGGTGAGGGTCTCGGCGCTGCAGTCGGGCTCCCTGGGCGAGAGCGACCGGCTGGCGTGCTACGTGACGGGCTTCTACCCGGCGGAGATCGAGGTGAAGTGGTTCCAGAACGGGAGGGAGGAGACGGAGCGCGTGGTGTCCACGGACGTGATGCAGAACGGGGACTGGACGTACcaggtgctggtggtgctggagaCCGTCCCGCGGCGCGGGGACAGCTACGAGTGCCGGGTGGAGCACGCCAGCCTGCCGCAACCCATCAGCCAGCACTGGGGTAAGGCCCGACCCTAGCGGGGGGGAAGGGCGGAGCGTCGCCCTCCGGCGCTGAGCCCCCGCCTTCGTCCCCGCAGAGCCGCCGTCGGACGCGGGCAGGAGCAAAATGCTGACGGGCGTGGGGGGCTTCGTGCTGGGGCTCGTCTTCCTGGCGCTGGGGCTCTTCATGTTTCTGCGCAGTCAGAAAGGTGAGCGCTGGGGAGCGGGGCTGAGCAGGGAGGGGGGATGGGACTGCAGTCCTGCTGACCTCGTCTCTCTATGTTTCAGGGCAACCCGTGGCTGTCGCTCCAGGTAACGTACCGTTCCTATTCCCCTTCCCGTTCCCGGCCCCgagctgggctcagctctgcccgTCTCCCCGCAGGGATGCTGAATTAGCTGCTGCTCCGCCGAGACGCTCCACCGGCACCCCCCGCACTCCCGGCCGCGGCTCTCCCTCGTGTTGCCCCACACCCTCCCTCCGTTCCGCCGCATCGCCCGCTCCGTGCCCTCCCCAAGAAGAACCCGCTCCGACGCTGTCCCGTTGTCTGCACATCCATGGGGACCTTCTGTTGTGCGACGGCAGGGGAAGGAAGCGGGCGGTCTGTGCTCTTCTATTCCGTTCAGTACCGGAAGGTGGTTTGGGTCCTTTAACCACATATACTCTTTAATTGCACCAAATGACCAGAAGGAATTGGTCTGTTGTACACGTAGGAGTGTCGGAGAGCATCGAAGAAGCGTTTCCTGTGCTCAAACAGCATTGCTTTGTTCCGCGCAGCCCCATAGGCGGCACTGTCGGCCTTGGTCTGGAGGAGCGCATTGCCCTCCCGTTGCTTCCGAGAGCAGCTGCAAGCGGAGCTCTTTGCCTTCGTTTCTTCCTTCTTGCACGGCGTGTTGGGCTCCGGGAGCAGCTCAGGTGCTGATGCACAACTTCTTCTTGCTCGTGTTTTGCAAGGCGGGTTTGGTGCAAACCCAATTCCTGCGCTGGCTGCAGTGGGAGGAGCTGAGCCCGGCGTCCCCCAGGTATGCACAGGGACCATCGCCTTGCACCTGg includes these proteins:
- the LOC140263010 gene encoding class II histocompatibility antigen, B-L beta chain-like — translated: MGSGRIPAAVAVLVALLAQSIPEAGSAGSWERPSAFFQYSFISECHFLNGTQRVRSVQRYIYNGQQFAHFDSDVGKYVADTTLGESQAEIWNSDPDILEDERGAVDRLCRHNYEILEPFTVQRSVQPKVRVSALQSGSLGESDRLACYVTGFYPAEIEVKWFQNGREETERVVSTDVMQNGDWTYQVLVVLETVPRRGDSYECRVEHASLPQPISQHWEPPSDAGRSKMLTGVGGFVLGLVFLALGLFMFLRSQKGQPVAVAPGKTKTTKCSQRHFLAVDAGGLVTKQEVAAGLCHFGAVVVNF